The Vicia villosa cultivar HV-30 ecotype Madison, WI linkage group LG1, Vvil1.0, whole genome shotgun sequence genome includes a region encoding these proteins:
- the LOC131628368 gene encoding mitochondrial outer membrane protein porin 6, which yields MANGPAPFSEIGRRARDLLYKDYNFDHKFTLSVPSSSGLGLTATGFKRDQYFVGDINSLYKSGNVTVDVKVDTYSNVSTKVTLNDVFHSKKVALSFNIPDHKSGKLDVQYLHPHAAIDSSIGLNPAPQLELSAAIGSKDVSMGAEVGFNTTSASFSKYNAGITFNKPDFSATLMLADKGETLKASYIHYVDRPDGLTVAAELAHRLSSSDNRFTIGASQSIDPKTVLKTRFSDDGKAAFQCQRAWRPNSLITLSAEYDSTKIFGSPAKFGLALALKP from the exons ATGGCAAATGGTCCAGCACCTTTTTCTGAGATTGGCAGAAGAGCAAGAG ATCTCTTGTACAAGGATTATAACTTCGACCACAAGTTTACCCTGTCGGTACCAAGTTCCAGTGGATTG GGCCTTACAGCTACAGGGTTTAAGAGGGATCAGTATTTTGTTGGGGACATAAATTCGCTTTACAAGAGTGGAAATGTTACAGTGGATGTGAAAGTTGATACATACTCTAAT GTATCTACAAAAGTAACTTTGAACGATGTTTTCCATAGTAAAAAAGTAGCTTTGAGCTTCAACATACCTGATCACAAATCAGGAAAG TTGGATGTGCAGTATCTTCATCCTCATGCAGCTATTGATTCCAGTATTGGCCTGAACCCAGCCCCTCAATTGGAGCTTTCAGCTGCAATTGGAAGCAAAGATGTATCTATGGGTGCTGAAGTTGGATTCAATACAActtctgcttcattctcaaaaTATAATGCTGGGATTACCTTCAATAAACCTGATTTCTCTGCAACACTTATGCT GGCTGATAAAGGAGAGACTCTGAAGGCGTCATACATTCATTATGTGGACCGCCCAGATGGATTAACAGTTGCTGCCGAACTTGCTCACAGGTTGTCCTCCTCTGACAACAGATTTACCATTGGGGCTTCACAGTCGATAGATCCAAAAACAGTTTTGAAGACTCGATTCAGTGATGACGGCAAAGCTGCCTTCCAGTGCCAACGAGCGTGGAGGCCAAATTCACTCATAACTCTGTCTGCTGAGTATGACTCCACAAAGATCTTTGGTTCACCTGCCAAATTTGGTCTTGCTCTCGCTCTCAAGCCTTGA
- the LOC131628375 gene encoding protein YIP4b-like — MSHSDTIPLHASSQSDIDEIENLIYASPATVLPARPPSPPRASIPVSSSSPFINSNLPNPAPPKSSYQPQIPKPPSSSSSSFSPPPPPPPSTRPDIANSGFGPAPNTLTEPVWDTIKRDLSRIVSNLKLVVFPNPNREDPGKALRDWDLWGPFFFIVFLGLILSWSASVKKSEVFAVAFALLAAGAVILTLNVLLLGGHIIFFQSLSLLGYCLFPLDVGALICMLKNNVILKIVVVCVTLAWSSWAAYPFMSSAVNPRRKALALYPVFLMYVSVGFLIIAID, encoded by the exons ATGTCACACAGCGACACAATCCCCCTCCACGCATCCTCCCAATCTGACATCGACGAGATCGAGAATCTCATCTATGCATCTCCGGCCACCGTCCTTCCGGCGAGACCTCCAAGTCCACCGCGCGCTTCAATTCCCGTTTCATCCTCTTCTCCTTTCATCAACTCCAATCTCCCCAATCCCGCCCCTCCCAAATCCTCTTACCAACCTCAAATTCCAAAACCTCCgtcttcttcttcgtcttccttctctcctcctcctccgcctcctccTTCCACTCGTCCTGATATCGCTAACTCTGGATTCGGACCGGCTCCGAATACGCTGACTGAACCGGTTTGGGATACGATCAAGAGAGATCTGTCGAGGATTGTTAGTAATTTGAAGCTTGTTGTGTTTCCTAACCCTAATCGGGAAGATCCGGGTAAGGCGCTGCGTGATTGGGATCTGTGGGGACCGTTCTTTTTCATTGTGTTCCTTGGGCTTATTCTTTCTTGGTCTGCATCTGTCAAAAAG TCTGAGGTGTTTGCTGTTGCATTTGCTTTACTTGCTGCTGGTGCTGTAATTTTGACACTGAATGTTCTGCTTCTG GGTGGGCACATTATATTCTTCCAGAGTCTTAGTCTGCTGGGTTATTGCTTATTCCCTCTTGATGTTGGCGCATTAATTTGTATGTTGAAGAACAATGTTATATTGAAAATTGTAGTGGTATGTGTGACTTTAGCGTGGAGCTCTTGGGCTGCATATCCTTTCATGAGTTCTGCAGTGAATCCCAGGAGAAAAGCTCTTGCTCTATACCCAGTTTTTCTCATGTATGTATCTGTTGGTTTTCTCATCATTGCTATTGACTAA